A region from the Nocardioides coralli genome encodes:
- the aroF gene encoding 3-deoxy-7-phosphoheptulonate synthase, whose translation MVVVMSPGATEEEVAHVVERVESVGGEAFVSKGVVRTIIGLVGDVDSFHHLNLRTLPGVADVHRISDPYKLVSRQHHTERSTVWVGPDTHQVPIGPETFTLIAGPCAVESVEQTMEAARMAASAGATLLRGGAFKPRTSPYAFQGLGVRGLEILAAAGRATGLPVVTEIVDARDVDVVAEHADMLQVGTRNMANFGLLQAVGGAGKPVLLKRGMTATIEEWLMAAEYIAQRGNLDVVLCERGIRSFDSTTRNTLDISAVPIVQSTSHLPVIVDPSHAAGRKDLVVPLSRAAIAVGADGVIVDVHPDPENALCDGPQALLGNDLRELASAVRRLPPQVGRQDAATAVRTT comes from the coding sequence ATGGTCGTCGTGATGTCCCCCGGCGCCACCGAGGAGGAGGTGGCCCACGTCGTCGAGCGCGTGGAGAGCGTCGGAGGCGAGGCGTTCGTCTCCAAGGGGGTGGTCCGGACCATCATCGGGCTGGTCGGTGACGTGGACAGCTTCCACCACCTCAACCTGCGGACGCTGCCGGGCGTCGCGGACGTGCACCGGATCTCCGACCCCTACAAGCTGGTCAGTCGTCAGCACCACACGGAGCGCTCGACCGTCTGGGTCGGGCCGGACACCCACCAGGTGCCGATCGGACCCGAGACCTTCACGCTCATCGCGGGACCCTGCGCCGTCGAGAGCGTCGAGCAGACGATGGAGGCGGCGCGGATGGCCGCGTCCGCGGGCGCGACGCTGCTGCGGGGCGGGGCGTTCAAGCCGCGCACCTCGCCCTACGCCTTCCAGGGCCTCGGCGTGCGCGGACTGGAGATCCTGGCCGCGGCTGGTCGGGCCACCGGTCTGCCGGTGGTGACCGAGATCGTGGACGCCCGCGACGTCGACGTGGTCGCCGAGCACGCCGACATGCTCCAGGTCGGCACCCGCAACATGGCGAACTTCGGCCTGCTGCAGGCCGTGGGCGGTGCGGGCAAACCCGTCCTCCTCAAGCGCGGCATGACCGCGACGATCGAGGAGTGGCTGATGGCGGCCGAGTACATCGCGCAACGCGGCAACCTCGACGTCGTGCTCTGCGAACGCGGCATCCGGAGCTTCGACAGCACCACCCGCAACACCCTCGACATCTCGGCGGTGCCGATCGTGCAGTCGACCAGCCACCTGCCAGTGATCGTCGACCCCTCCCACGCTGCGGGCCGCAAGGACCTCGTCGTGCCCCTCTCGCGGGCGGCCATCGCCGTCGGCGCCGACGGCGTGATCGTCGACGTCCACCCGGACCCCGAGAACGCCCTCTGCGACGGTCCGCAGGCGCTGCTGGGCAACGACCTGCGCGAGCTCGCCAGCGCCGTACGCCGGCTCCCACCGCAGGTCGGGCGGCAGGACGCGGCCACTGCCGTACGCACGACCTGA
- a CDS encoding NADase-type glycan-binding domain-containing protein: MNSCVQCGHQLGIGRFCINCGHPVGQPVDAPPDWRTDTVERPRVTDPPPEPVLPPPATDPPEAARFPLFADEAAPGPVEATPAPAPPRAEADEPHAHSHRHRRRGPAALLPWLLGLVVLALVAGLGVWLLVGGDSPSTTAEEAEPTAPADPDAEAAPSEPETSDKTDDGGRDRREKSQPTPRGRPENLAPFAAVSAPDSARPSTDTDGRTVQYVADNMVDDSPTTAWRMPGDGTGESITFRFDDPVRLRQVGLVNGYAKTASDSRGQLDWYRGNRRIREVEWTFDDGTVVTQRLRDTRDLQSIRVDRVDTESVTLRVLAVSPPGPGRASRNYTAISSVRLVGAPLG; this comes from the coding sequence ATGAACAGCTGCGTCCAGTGCGGGCACCAGCTCGGGATCGGACGGTTCTGCATCAACTGCGGGCACCCGGTCGGCCAGCCGGTCGACGCTCCTCCCGACTGGCGCACCGACACCGTGGAACGGCCACGGGTGACCGACCCGCCGCCGGAACCGGTCCTGCCGCCGCCCGCGACCGACCCGCCGGAAGCCGCGCGGTTCCCCCTGTTCGCCGACGAGGCGGCACCGGGGCCGGTCGAGGCGACGCCTGCCCCCGCGCCCCCTCGTGCCGAGGCGGACGAGCCGCACGCCCATTCCCACCGGCACCGCCGCCGCGGCCCCGCGGCGCTGCTCCCCTGGCTGCTCGGCCTGGTGGTCCTGGCCCTGGTCGCCGGTCTCGGCGTGTGGCTCCTGGTCGGCGGTGACAGCCCCAGCACGACCGCGGAGGAGGCCGAGCCCACGGCGCCGGCGGATCCCGACGCGGAGGCCGCGCCGAGCGAGCCCGAGACGAGTGACAAGACGGACGACGGAGGCAGGGACCGCAGGGAGAAGTCGCAACCCACACCGCGTGGCCGGCCGGAGAACCTGGCGCCGTTCGCCGCGGTCTCGGCACCCGACTCCGCCCGTCCCAGCACCGACACCGACGGACGGACCGTCCAGTACGTCGCCGACAACATGGTCGACGACTCCCCCACCACGGCCTGGCGGATGCCGGGCGACGGAACCGGTGAGTCGATCACGTTCCGCTTCGACGACCCGGTCCGGCTGCGGCAGGTCGGCCTGGTCAACGGCTACGCGAAGACCGCCTCCGACTCGCGGGGCCAGCTGGACTGGTACCGCGGGAACCGCCGGATCCGCGAGGTCGAGTGGACCTTCGACGACGGCACCGTGGTCACGCAGCGCCTGCGCGACACCCGCGACCTGCAGAGCATCCGCGTCGACCGGGTCGACACCGAGTCGGTGACCCTGCGCGTCCTCGCGGTCTCCCCGCCCGGACCCGGGCGCGCCTCCCGGAACTACACCGCCATCAGCAGCGTCCGCCTCGTCGGCGCTCCCCTCGGCTGA
- a CDS encoding threonine aldolase family protein, with protein MIDLRSDTVTRPTEAMRRAMAAAEVGDDVYGEDPTVTALEERVAGLFGHEAALFTPTGSMANVLAVRSLVAPGQEVLCEARAHIARAELGAHGAVSGVTMRTWHAPDGSIPLAAVRDMYAPDMGPFFVPTAAVSVENTHNFAGGSVAPVEDLQALRRWATEVGTGVHLDGARIWNAHVATGVPLTTYGEVADVLAVCLSKGLGAPVGSLMVGSAPAVAEARVWRKRLGGGMRQVGVLAAAGLHALDHHLERLAEDHEHARLLADAVGVDPATVHSNIVVLPHDDAPGFVARAREAGVLVGAVGPRTVRLVTHLDVDRTAAEKAAATLASLS; from the coding sequence GTGATCGACCTGCGCAGCGACACCGTCACCCGACCGACCGAGGCGATGCGCCGTGCCATGGCGGCCGCCGAGGTGGGTGACGACGTCTACGGCGAGGACCCCACGGTCACCGCGCTCGAGGAGCGTGTCGCGGGGCTCTTCGGCCACGAGGCGGCGCTGTTCACGCCGACCGGGTCGATGGCCAACGTGCTGGCGGTGCGCAGCCTCGTCGCACCCGGCCAGGAGGTGCTGTGCGAGGCGCGTGCCCACATCGCCCGCGCCGAGCTGGGCGCCCACGGTGCGGTCTCGGGGGTCACGATGCGCACCTGGCACGCGCCGGACGGCTCGATCCCCCTCGCCGCCGTCCGTGACATGTACGCGCCCGACATGGGTCCGTTCTTCGTGCCCACCGCCGCGGTTTCGGTGGAGAACACCCACAACTTCGCCGGAGGATCGGTGGCCCCCGTCGAGGACCTGCAGGCGCTGCGCCGGTGGGCCACGGAGGTCGGCACCGGGGTCCACCTGGACGGTGCCCGCATCTGGAACGCCCACGTGGCGACCGGCGTGCCGCTCACGACGTACGGCGAGGTCGCCGACGTGCTGGCGGTGTGCCTGTCCAAGGGCCTCGGTGCGCCGGTCGGCTCCCTCATGGTCGGCTCGGCCCCGGCCGTGGCCGAGGCGCGGGTGTGGCGCAAGCGGCTCGGCGGCGGGATGCGCCAGGTCGGCGTCCTCGCCGCGGCGGGGCTGCACGCCCTGGACCACCACCTCGAGCGGCTGGCCGAGGACCACGAGCACGCGAGGCTGCTGGCGGACGCGGTCGGGGTCGACCCGGCCACGGTCCACAGCAACATCGTCGTCCTGCCCCACGACGACGCCCCGGGTTTCGTGGCGCGGGCCCGCGAGGCCGGCGTCCTCGTCGGGGCCGTCGGGCCGCGCACGGTGCGGCTCGTCACCCACCTCGACGTCGACCGCACGGCGGCCGAGAAGGCCGCCGCCACCCTCGCCTCGCTCTCCTGA
- a CDS encoding class II 3-deoxy-7-phosphoheptulonate synthase, translating into MSSIPDLAALHARGAAQQPTYDDPAAVAAAVARLRTQPPLVFAGECDDLLGKIGQVARGEAFLLQGGDCAETFAGVTADNVRNKLRVLLQMAVVLTYAASVPVVKVGRIAGQYAKPRSSDAETRGGVTLPAYRGDAVNGFEFSEASRRHDPQRLVDVYHASAATLNLVRAFVTGGYADLRQVHTWNTDFVRSSTAGQRYEEIADDIDRALTFMKAIGADPDEFHRVDFHSSHEALVLEYEHAMTRIDSRTGDPYDVSGHFVWIGERTRQLDGAHVELLRHIRNPIGVKLGPSTTPDDALALADRLNPDNVPGRLTFITRFGAGRIRDGLPALVEKVTAAGVEVAWVCDPMHGNTFEASSGYKTRRFDDVIDEVQGFFDVHRALGTWPGGLHVELTGDDVTECVGGSELLDEAGLSSRYESVCDPRLNRVQSLELAFLVAGMLRRTETPPST; encoded by the coding sequence GTGAGCTCCATCCCCGATCTCGCCGCGCTCCACGCCAGGGGCGCCGCGCAGCAGCCGACGTACGACGACCCGGCGGCCGTGGCCGCCGCCGTCGCCCGCCTCCGCACCCAGCCCCCGCTCGTCTTCGCCGGCGAGTGCGACGACCTGTTGGGCAAGATCGGGCAGGTCGCCCGTGGCGAGGCGTTCCTGCTCCAGGGTGGCGACTGCGCCGAGACCTTTGCCGGAGTGACCGCCGACAACGTCCGCAACAAGCTGCGGGTGCTGCTCCAGATGGCCGTCGTGCTGACCTACGCCGCCTCGGTGCCGGTGGTGAAGGTCGGCCGGATCGCCGGCCAGTACGCCAAGCCGCGCTCGTCCGACGCCGAGACCCGCGGCGGCGTCACGCTGCCGGCCTACCGCGGCGACGCCGTCAACGGCTTCGAGTTCTCCGAGGCGTCCCGTCGCCACGACCCGCAGCGCCTCGTGGACGTCTACCACGCCTCTGCGGCGACCCTGAACCTCGTCCGTGCCTTCGTCACGGGTGGCTACGCGGACCTGCGCCAGGTCCACACGTGGAACACCGACTTCGTGCGCTCCTCGACCGCCGGGCAGCGCTACGAGGAGATCGCCGACGACATCGACCGTGCGCTGACCTTCATGAAGGCGATCGGCGCTGACCCCGACGAGTTCCACCGCGTCGACTTCCACTCCAGCCACGAGGCGCTCGTCCTCGAGTACGAGCACGCCATGACCCGGATCGACTCGCGGACCGGTGACCCCTACGACGTCTCGGGTCACTTCGTCTGGATCGGCGAGCGCACCCGCCAGCTCGACGGCGCCCACGTCGAGCTGCTGCGCCACATCCGCAACCCGATCGGGGTCAAGCTCGGTCCCTCGACCACGCCGGACGACGCGCTGGCGCTGGCCGACCGGCTCAACCCCGACAACGTGCCGGGGCGCCTGACCTTCATCACCCGCTTCGGTGCCGGGCGGATCCGCGACGGCTTGCCCGCGCTCGTCGAGAAGGTCACGGCGGCCGGGGTCGAGGTGGCCTGGGTCTGCGACCCGATGCACGGCAACACCTTCGAGGCGTCCTCCGGCTACAAGACGCGCCGCTTCGACGACGTCATCGACGAGGTGCAGGGCTTCTTCGACGTGCACCGGGCCCTCGGCACCTGGCCGGGCGGGCTCCACGTGGAGCTCACCGGGGACGACGTGACCGAGTGCGTCGGCGGCAGCGAGCTGCTCGACGAGGCCGGGTTGTCCTCCCGCTACGAGTCGGTGTGCGACCCGCGCCTCAACCGGGTGCAGAGCCTCGAGCTGGCCTTCCTGGTGGCCGGGATGCTCCGGCGTACGGAGACCCCGCCGTCGACGTGA
- a CDS encoding APC family permease gives MTTTPTERVEEQHEPQLVRVLGPRLLLLFIVGDILGAGIYAVTGDIAGEVGGLAWLPFLVAFTVATLTAFAYLELVTKYPQAAGAALYAHKAFGIHFVTFLVAFTVVCSGITSASTSSNLLAANLLVGFGVQDGEPGSTLTLVVALSFMVLLAALNLRGVGESVRFNVVLTAVELTALLIVVLIGFWVMTQEGADLGRIVVFENASDRSMFAATTVATAIAFFAMVGFEDSVNMVEETKDPERIFPRTMLTGLGIAVVLYMLVAVSVVMVLPIGEIQGFEGETGILIEVVRAGLPGLPVGDVFPFLTVFAVANTALINMLMASRLVYGLARQDVLPRALGRVLPGRRTPWTAIAFTTLLALGLLTWVTLNAESSVVGALSGTTGLLLLIVFAIVNVACLVLRRDTSTRGTFRAPTALPAVAAVLCLFLAGPWARDPEDWIQYRIAVVLLGIGVVLWALTWLANRGLRAQRTGFREPDQMAE, from the coding sequence GTGACCACCACGCCCACGGAGCGCGTCGAGGAGCAGCACGAGCCCCAGCTCGTGCGCGTCCTCGGCCCCCGCCTGCTGCTGCTCTTCATCGTCGGGGACATCCTCGGCGCCGGCATCTACGCCGTGACCGGTGACATCGCCGGCGAGGTCGGCGGTCTCGCGTGGCTGCCGTTCCTCGTGGCGTTCACCGTCGCGACCCTCACCGCCTTCGCCTACCTGGAGCTGGTGACCAAGTACCCCCAGGCGGCCGGCGCCGCCCTCTACGCCCACAAGGCCTTCGGGATCCACTTCGTGACCTTCCTGGTGGCCTTCACCGTGGTCTGCTCGGGCATCACCAGCGCGTCGACGTCGTCGAACCTCCTGGCGGCCAACCTCCTGGTCGGCTTCGGCGTGCAGGACGGAGAACCGGGCTCGACGCTGACCCTGGTCGTCGCCCTCTCCTTCATGGTGCTGCTGGCCGCGCTCAACCTGCGCGGCGTGGGGGAGAGCGTCCGCTTCAACGTCGTCCTCACGGCCGTCGAGCTGACCGCCCTCCTCATCGTGGTGCTCATCGGGTTCTGGGTGATGACCCAGGAGGGCGCCGACCTCGGGCGCATCGTCGTGTTCGAGAACGCCTCCGACCGTTCCATGTTCGCGGCGACGACCGTCGCGACCGCCATCGCCTTCTTCGCGATGGTGGGCTTCGAGGACTCGGTCAACATGGTCGAGGAGACCAAGGACCCCGAGCGGATCTTCCCGCGCACCATGCTCACCGGGCTCGGCATCGCCGTGGTCCTCTACATGCTGGTGGCCGTGTCGGTCGTCATGGTGCTGCCGATCGGCGAGATCCAGGGCTTCGAGGGCGAGACCGGCATCCTCATCGAGGTGGTGCGCGCCGGGCTGCCCGGCCTGCCGGTCGGCGACGTCTTCCCGTTCCTCACGGTCTTCGCCGTGGCCAACACCGCCCTCATCAACATGCTAATGGCGAGTCGGCTCGTCTACGGCCTGGCCCGCCAGGACGTGCTGCCACGGGCACTGGGTCGGGTGCTGCCCGGGCGGCGGACGCCGTGGACGGCGATCGCCTTCACCACCCTGCTCGCCCTCGGCCTCCTGACGTGGGTCACCCTCAACGCCGAGAGCAGCGTCGTGGGCGCGCTCAGCGGCACCACAGGGCTGCTGCTCCTCATCGTCTTCGCGATCGTCAACGTGGCGTGCCTGGTGCTCCGCCGCGACACCAGCACCCGCGGCACCTTCCGCGCCCCGACCGCCCTCCCCGCCGTCGCCGCGGTGCTGTGCCTCTTCCTGGCCGGCCCCTGGGCGCGCGACCCCGAGGACTGGATCCAATACCGGATCGCCGTCGTGCTGCTCGGGATCGGTGTCGTCCTGTGGGCACTCACCTGGCTGGCGAACCGGGGGCTGCGCGCGCAGCGCACCGGTTTCCGCGAGCCGGACCAGATGGCGGAGTGA
- a CDS encoding 6-phosphofructokinase translates to MRVGVLTGGGDCPGLNAVIRAVVRKGVKVHGLEFVGYRDGWKGPLEGLTMELGVEQCRGILPRGGTILGSSRTNPFKLDGGVEKIKDNLARDGVDALVAIGGEDTLGVATKLSDLGVDVVGVPKTIDNDLSGTDFTFGFDTAVNIATEAIDRLHTTAESHHRALVVEVMGRHAGWIALHAGIAGGANIVLIPEQPFDIEEVCRLVESRFDSRYSPILVVSEGAVPKEGGDMTLVSGEKDAFGHVRLGGIGDRIAKEIEDRTGAEARAVVLGHIQRGGTPTAFDRWLASRFGIHAIDAVADSDFGTMMALRGTDIVRVPLIEGTGELKLVSPEEYAEAEVFFG, encoded by the coding sequence ATGCGCGTCGGAGTGCTGACCGGTGGGGGCGACTGCCCCGGCCTGAACGCCGTGATCCGGGCCGTCGTCCGCAAGGGCGTCAAGGTCCACGGGCTCGAGTTCGTGGGCTACCGCGACGGCTGGAAGGGCCCCCTCGAGGGCCTGACGATGGAGCTCGGGGTCGAGCAGTGCCGCGGCATCCTGCCCCGCGGCGGCACCATCCTCGGCTCGTCCCGCACCAACCCGTTCAAGCTCGACGGCGGTGTCGAGAAGATCAAGGACAACCTCGCCCGCGACGGCGTCGATGCGCTGGTCGCCATCGGCGGCGAGGACACCCTCGGCGTGGCCACCAAGCTCTCCGACCTGGGCGTCGACGTGGTCGGCGTGCCCAAGACGATCGACAACGACCTGTCGGGGACCGACTTCACCTTCGGCTTCGACACCGCGGTCAACATCGCCACCGAGGCGATCGACCGCCTCCACACCACCGCCGAGTCCCATCACCGCGCCCTCGTGGTCGAGGTGATGGGCCGTCACGCCGGCTGGATCGCCCTGCACGCCGGCATCGCCGGCGGCGCCAACATCGTGCTGATCCCCGAGCAGCCCTTCGACATCGAGGAGGTCTGCCGGCTGGTGGAGTCGCGCTTCGACTCCCGCTACTCGCCGATCCTGGTCGTCTCCGAGGGCGCCGTCCCGAAGGAGGGGGGCGACATGACCCTGGTGTCCGGTGAGAAGGACGCCTTCGGGCACGTCCGCCTCGGCGGGATCGGCGACCGGATCGCCAAGGAGATCGAGGACCGGACCGGGGCCGAGGCCCGTGCCGTCGTCCTCGGTCACATCCAGCGGGGCGGCACTCCCACCGCCTTCGACCGCTGGCTCGCGAGCCGGTTCGGCATCCATGCGATCGACGCCGTGGCCGACAGCGACTTCGGCACCATGATGGCCCTGCGCGGCACCGACATCGTGCGGGTCCCGCTCATCGAGGGCACCGGGGAGCTCAAGCTCGTCAGTCCCGAGGAGTACGCCGAGGCGGAGGTCTTCTTCGGCTGA
- a CDS encoding DUF1028 domain-containing protein encodes MTFSIVARSADGESWGVAVASKFLAVGSAVPAAVAGVGAIATQADANVAWKGIALAHLDEGATAGVALQRLLEEDEGRDHRQVGIVDVEGNAVSHTGPACLDWAGGRTGEGYAVQGNVLTGEEVVVAMEEAWAASSDDAPLAHRLLAALGAGDRAGGDRRGRQSAALLVVRDGAGYGGRDDIAVDLRVDDHADPVPELARLLDLNDLYLTASTEAEKVPVTPDLAAELAAFAEARGHRDFHAWVGTENYEMRVDPELAWIDERILAVVRSAPPDRGTA; translated from the coding sequence ATGACGTTCTCGATCGTGGCCAGGTCCGCCGACGGTGAGTCGTGGGGGGTCGCCGTGGCGTCGAAGTTCCTCGCCGTCGGCTCCGCCGTGCCGGCAGCGGTGGCCGGCGTCGGGGCGATCGCGACCCAGGCCGACGCCAACGTGGCGTGGAAGGGCATCGCGCTCGCCCACCTCGACGAGGGCGCCACGGCCGGCGTGGCGCTGCAGCGGCTGCTCGAGGAGGACGAGGGCCGCGACCACCGCCAGGTCGGCATCGTCGACGTCGAGGGCAACGCCGTCTCGCACACGGGACCCGCCTGCCTCGACTGGGCGGGTGGTCGGACCGGGGAGGGGTACGCCGTCCAGGGCAACGTGCTCACCGGCGAGGAGGTCGTGGTCGCGATGGAGGAGGCGTGGGCTGCCTCCTCCGACGACGCGCCCCTCGCGCACCGGCTGCTGGCCGCGCTGGGCGCCGGCGACCGGGCCGGCGGGGACCGTCGGGGGCGGCAGAGCGCCGCGCTGCTCGTCGTCCGCGACGGCGCGGGCTACGGCGGCCGCGACGACATCGCCGTCGACCTGCGGGTCGACGACCACGCCGACCCGGTCCCCGAGCTGGCGCGACTGCTCGACCTGAACGACCTCTACCTCACCGCCTCGACGGAGGCGGAGAAGGTGCCTGTCACTCCCGACCTGGCGGCCGAGCTCGCGGCCTTCGCCGAGGCCCGTGGTCACCGCGACTTCCACGCCTGGGTCGGCACCGAGAACTACGAGATGCGGGTCGACCCCGAGCTCGCCTGGATCGACGAGCGGATCCTGGCGGTCGTCCGGTCGGCACCCCCGGACCGCGGGACCGCCTGA
- the glpK gene encoding glycerol kinase GlpK, protein MSVLAIDAGTTGVTAVVVSPEGKIVATGYQEFRQHFPRPGWVEHAPEEIWQATLEATREVLGRVDGDDLTAVGITNQRETVVLWDRETLGSPRRAIVWQDRRTADICARLREEGHEDRVAELTGLRLDPYFSGTKLVWLAENEPHTWTHVQEGRYAVGTVDSYLIARMTRGVHHVTDVSNACRTLLLDLAEGAWSDELCGLFGVPRDALPDLVPNWGEVATTDASSFCGLSLPIAGIAGDQQSALFGQTCFDVGDSKCTYGTGSFILTNTGTSLERSDAGLLSTAAWRSPDGELTYALEGAIFVTGAAVQWLRDGLQIVGSAAETAAIAATVDDSDGVVFVPALTGLGAPHWDPHARGLIIGITRGTTRGHIVRATLEAIAFEVRDVLETMPSTLASLRVDGGAAANDLLCQVQADQIGVPVERPEIVETTALGAAFLAGLGTGVWSSTDALRATWSLDRRFEPEADRSEADAAHTRWLAAVDRAKGWD, encoded by the coding sequence ATGAGCGTGCTGGCCATCGACGCAGGGACCACGGGAGTCACCGCGGTCGTCGTCAGTCCCGAGGGCAAGATCGTCGCCACGGGGTACCAGGAGTTCCGGCAGCACTTCCCGCGACCCGGCTGGGTCGAGCACGCCCCGGAGGAGATCTGGCAGGCCACGCTCGAGGCCACGCGCGAGGTGCTCGGCCGGGTCGACGGCGACGACCTGACCGCGGTGGGGATCACCAACCAGCGCGAGACGGTCGTCCTGTGGGACCGGGAGACGCTGGGCTCGCCGCGCCGGGCGATCGTCTGGCAGGACCGGCGTACAGCCGACATCTGCGCCCGGCTGCGCGAGGAGGGCCACGAGGACCGGGTGGCAGAGCTGACGGGGCTCCGGCTCGACCCGTACTTCTCCGGAACCAAGCTGGTGTGGCTGGCCGAGAACGAGCCCCACACGTGGACCCACGTGCAGGAGGGCCGGTACGCCGTGGGCACGGTGGACTCCTACCTGATCGCCCGCATGACCCGTGGGGTCCACCACGTCACCGACGTGTCCAACGCGTGCCGCACCCTGCTGCTCGACCTGGCCGAGGGCGCCTGGTCCGACGAGCTCTGCGGACTCTTCGGCGTGCCTCGCGACGCGCTGCCCGACCTGGTGCCCAACTGGGGTGAGGTGGCGACGACCGACGCCTCGTCCTTCTGCGGGCTGTCGCTGCCGATCGCCGGGATCGCCGGCGACCAGCAGTCGGCCCTCTTCGGCCAGACCTGCTTCGACGTGGGCGACTCGAAGTGCACCTACGGCACCGGGTCCTTCATCCTCACCAACACCGGGACCTCGCTCGAGCGCTCGGACGCCGGGCTGCTCTCGACGGCCGCGTGGCGCTCACCGGACGGCGAGCTGACCTACGCGCTCGAAGGAGCGATCTTCGTGACCGGCGCCGCCGTGCAGTGGCTGCGCGACGGGCTGCAGATCGTGGGGTCGGCCGCGGAGACGGCGGCGATCGCGGCGACGGTCGACGACTCCGACGGCGTGGTCTTCGTGCCCGCCCTCACCGGGCTCGGCGCGCCCCACTGGGACCCGCACGCCCGGGGTCTCATCATCGGCATCACCCGCGGCACCACCCGTGGCCACATCGTCCGCGCCACCCTCGAGGCGATCGCCTTCGAGGTGCGCGACGTCCTCGAGACCATGCCGTCGACGCTCGCCTCGCTCCGGGTGGACGGCGGCGCGGCCGCCAACGACCTGCTCTGCCAGGTGCAGGCCGACCAGATCGGCGTCCCGGTCGAGCGGCCGGAGATCGTGGAGACCACCGCCCTCGGTGCGGCGTTCCTCGCCGGCCTGGGCACGGGGGTGTGGTCGTCGACCGACGCGCTGCGCGCGACCTGGTCACTGGACCGTCGGTTCGAGCCCGAGGCCGACCGCTCGGAGGCGGACGCGGCGCACACCCGCTGGCTGGCCGCGGTCGACCGGGCGAAGGGCTGGGACTGA
- a CDS encoding NAD(P)/FAD-dependent oxidoreductase, whose translation MHIVVVGGGLAGAKAVDELREQGYDGDITLIAAEHHTPYERPPLSKGILLGDAGPDAPFVHEAHWYADHGVELLTGTPASALDVAGRRVEVGDRTITWDKLLLATGSQPTRLAMVDESGVDLTYLRRLEDSLALKERLGGDLLVIGAGWIGLEVASAARKAGGSVTVVDTAELPLLGVLGPEVARSFADLHREHDVDLRLDSGLDSISRDGDRITARLAGGHEVHPDLVVVGIGARPDTGLAEAAGLDTDDGVLVDATLRTSAPDVWAAGDVANHDHPSLGRVRVEHWDNAQEQGKHAARVMLGDDAPYDRQPFFYTDQYDLGMEYVGHVGRDGYDEVVVRGDLSGDRVFTALWVKDDRVAAGMHANDWDATETIRALVGRAADDRVRDPDVPLADLV comes from the coding sequence ATGCACATCGTTGTCGTGGGAGGCGGGCTCGCCGGCGCCAAGGCCGTCGACGAGCTCCGCGAGCAGGGGTACGACGGGGACATCACGCTGATCGCTGCGGAGCACCACACGCCCTACGAGCGACCACCCCTGTCCAAGGGCATCCTCCTCGGCGACGCCGGGCCGGACGCGCCCTTCGTCCACGAGGCCCACTGGTACGCGGACCACGGGGTCGAGCTGCTGACCGGGACGCCCGCCTCCGCGCTGGACGTGGCCGGCCGCCGCGTCGAGGTCGGCGACCGCACGATCACGTGGGACAAGCTGCTGCTGGCGACCGGCTCCCAGCCCACCCGGCTGGCGATGGTCGACGAGTCCGGCGTCGACCTCACCTACCTGCGGCGCCTCGAGGACTCACTGGCGCTCAAGGAGCGGTTGGGGGGTGACCTGCTGGTCATCGGTGCCGGCTGGATCGGTCTCGAGGTCGCCTCGGCCGCGCGCAAGGCGGGCGGGTCCGTGACGGTCGTCGACACCGCCGAGCTGCCGTTGCTCGGCGTGCTGGGCCCCGAGGTGGCGCGATCCTTCGCGGACCTCCATCGCGAGCACGACGTCGACCTGCGGCTCGACAGCGGGCTGGACTCGATCAGCCGCGACGGCGACCGCATCACGGCCCGGCTCGCCGGCGGGCACGAGGTGCACCCGGACCTGGTGGTGGTCGGCATCGGCGCCCGTCCCGACACCGGGCTCGCGGAGGCAGCCGGACTCGACACCGACGACGGGGTCCTGGTCGACGCGACGCTGCGCACCTCCGCCCCGGACGTGTGGGCGGCCGGCGACGTGGCCAACCACGACCACCCCAGCCTGGGTCGGGTGCGCGTCGAGCACTGGGACAACGCCCAGGAGCAGGGCAAGCACGCCGCGCGCGTGATGCTGGGCGACGACGCCCCCTACGACCGGCAGCCCTTCTTCTACACCGACCAGTACGACCTCGGCATGGAGTACGTCGGGCACGTCGGTCGGGACGGCTACGACGAGGTCGTGGTCCGCGGGGACCTGTCCGGCGACCGGGTCTTCACGGCGCTATGGGTCAAGGACGACCGCGTCGCCGCCGGGATGCACGCCAACGACTGGGACGCCACCGAGACGATCAGGGCACTGGTCGGTCGGGCGGCCGACGACCGGGTCCGCGACCCCGACGTACCTCTCGCCGACCTGGTCTGA